In a genomic window of Pelotomaculum thermopropionicum SI:
- a CDS encoding Uncharacterized MobA-related protein: protein MISAIILAAGMSKRMGRPKQLLRLGGKTMIRIIAENVVASKVDEVLVVTGCQGDSVAAEVSGLPVKVVHNPDFAEGQGVSLALGARNISKDASAILVLTSDQPLVSSSLINFLVEKFKKSSCLALRPVYNGMPGHPVIFSGFLREELVGLKGDEGARQILKKMGGGVNYWPVQDEAVVFDIDTPEDFETLRKRLNLL from the coding sequence ATGATTTCGGCGATAATCCTGGCCGCGGGCATGTCTAAAAGAATGGGCAGACCCAAGCAGTTGCTCAGGCTGGGCGGCAAAACGATGATCCGGATTATAGCAGAGAATGTCGTGGCCTCAAAAGTGGACGAGGTGCTGGTGGTGACTGGCTGCCAGGGAGATAGCGTTGCCGCTGAGGTTTCCGGACTGCCCGTAAAAGTAGTTCATAATCCGGACTTCGCAGAAGGGCAGGGTGTTTCCCTGGCTTTAGGAGCAAGAAACATAAGTAAGGATGCTTCAGCGATACTCGTGTTGACTTCGGATCAGCCGCTGGTTTCCAGTTCCCTGATAAACTTTTTAGTTGAGAAGTTTAAAAAAAGCTCCTGTCTTGCCCTTCGCCCGGTATACAACGGCATGCCGGGTCATCCGGTGATATTCAGCGGCTTTTTGCGTGAAGAACTGGTTGGGCTAAAAGGGGATGAAGGGGCACGTCAGATACTGAAAAAAATGGGGGGCGGGGTTAATTACTGGCCTGTTCAAGATGAGGCTGTGGTTTTTGATATAGATACCCCAGAAGATTTTGAAACATTAAGAAAAAGATTGAACTTGCTTTAA
- the CoxM gene encoding aerobic-type carbon monoxide dehydrogenase, middle subunit CoxM/CutM homologs — MYLPDFEYHAPESIAEACQLLAQYGERAKVISGGTDLLVKMKHGVLAPEVLVSLKNLDQLKKIEYVPGKGVVIGARATHNEIVNSEILHKKYLSVSEAAHQMAANQVRNAGTIGGNICNAVPSADLPPILIALNAKVKVVGVNGERTFDLEEIFVGPGKTNLAQDEIITEVIIPDQETTGSTYIKFGLRRAGALAVVGVAVAVKVVNNIIEDARVVLGAVAPVPMRAKEAEKFLKGKEVSDEVLAEAGVIASRECKPISDIRASEEYRRDMVRVFTKRALRKAIDNGHV, encoded by the coding sequence GTGTATCTGCCAGATTTTGAGTACCATGCACCGGAAAGTATTGCCGAAGCCTGCCAGCTTTTGGCGCAGTATGGCGAACGGGCAAAGGTGATCTCCGGTGGGACGGATCTGTTGGTGAAAATGAAACATGGCGTATTAGCCCCAGAAGTGCTTGTGTCCCTTAAGAACCTTGACCAGTTGAAAAAAATAGAATATGTGCCCGGTAAAGGCGTTGTCATCGGGGCCAGGGCAACTCATAACGAGATTGTTAATTCAGAAATATTGCATAAAAAATACCTTTCTGTTTCAGAAGCAGCCCACCAGATGGCTGCCAATCAGGTCCGCAATGCCGGCACCATCGGCGGCAATATCTGCAATGCTGTTCCCTCCGCCGACCTGCCGCCTATTCTAATAGCTCTTAATGCCAAGGTAAAAGTGGTTGGCGTAAACGGGGAGCGCACCTTTGACCTGGAAGAGATTTTTGTGGGGCCCGGCAAGACCAACCTGGCCCAGGATGAGATTATTACCGAGGTAATAATTCCTGATCAGGAAACGACGGGAAGCACATATATCAAATTCGGCCTGAGGCGGGCAGGCGCGCTTGCCGTGGTCGGAGTGGCGGTTGCCGTCAAAGTTGTCAATAACATTATTGAAGATGCGCGTGTGGTTTTGGGAGCCGTGGCGCCCGTGCCGATGAGAGCTAAAGAAGCTGAAAAATTCCTGAAAGGCAAAGAGGTTAGCGATGAAGTTTTAGCGGAGGCAGGCGTTATAGCTTCCAGGGAGTGCAAGCCCATTTCCGACATCAGGGCTTCAGAAGAGTACCGCCGGGATATGGTGCGCGTATTCACCAAGCGGGCCCTGCGTAAGGCCATCGATAACGGGCACGTATAA
- the CaiA gene encoding acyl-CoA dehydrogenases: MIGIEQYRKIQEYKALGLAQTKTAKALGITYSSVSKYWNMSEEDYAMEAEKERYHMDNYRQYILEHLKICPQMRDTNIYIKLVEAFPDLQVKRATFYRYMKALREQHGYPHASKRKTSPREISPPGYEAQADFGQYKLKDMYGRIVRIYFFCMVLSYSRMKFVYFSPDPFTTKTAIKAHNYAFQYFGGRTQTILYDLDRVYVVSENLGNIIFVPAFEEYVKRIGYSVSLCRPRDPQSKGKVEEVIGYIKQSFLEGRIYTGIDCLNSAALAWLDREGNGRIHTVTRKVPREMFMEEQKYLFHVKPYSEVSSTVASFDKDGVVSYKGNRYQINTGMMDAHKRIRIEDDGEMLLFYDAETNDLLAKYPVTRDTGQLFKPEENYRRDRVSLTIIKQYFAEYEIAQEFIRRMEQQQPKYFNTHCIRLYRMTKFYTIGQLLDGIEYCIDTERCSAYELLAYLMYQYGEHIAKKFLPNQQYFNHLARSKEIRREIDG; the protein is encoded by the coding sequence ATGATTGGAATCGAGCAATACCGAAAAATCCAGGAGTACAAAGCACTTGGACTTGCTCAGACAAAAACCGCAAAAGCACTGGGGATAACCTATTCTTCTGTCAGCAAATACTGGAATATGAGCGAAGAAGATTATGCAATGGAAGCTGAAAAGGAAAGGTACCACATGGATAACTATCGTCAGTACATACTGGAACATTTGAAAATTTGTCCACAAATGAGGGATACAAACATCTATATCAAATTGGTGGAGGCCTTCCCTGATCTACAAGTTAAACGAGCTACATTCTACCGCTATATGAAAGCCTTAAGGGAACAGCACGGGTATCCACATGCCAGTAAACGTAAAACCTCACCCCGTGAAATTTCTCCACCGGGATATGAAGCGCAGGCGGATTTTGGTCAATACAAACTTAAGGATATGTACGGGCGAATTGTACGAATATATTTCTTTTGCATGGTTCTGAGTTATAGCAGAATGAAATTTGTTTATTTTTCACCGGATCCCTTTACAACCAAAACTGCCATTAAAGCTCATAACTATGCATTCCAATATTTTGGAGGAAGAACACAGACTATTCTTTATGACCTTGACCGTGTCTATGTAGTCAGTGAAAATCTGGGAAATATCATATTCGTACCTGCCTTTGAGGAATATGTTAAGCGTATAGGTTACAGTGTTTCGCTATGTAGACCAAGAGATCCTCAAAGTAAAGGCAAGGTTGAAGAGGTGATTGGATACATAAAGCAAAGTTTTCTTGAGGGCAGGATATACACCGGAATTGATTGCCTTAACAGTGCTGCCCTTGCATGGTTAGATAGGGAAGGCAACGGGCGAATACATACCGTGACCAGAAAAGTGCCGCGTGAAATGTTCATGGAAGAGCAAAAATACCTGTTCCATGTCAAACCTTATTCCGAAGTATCAAGCACTGTGGCCTCCTTTGATAAGGATGGAGTGGTAAGTTATAAAGGCAACCGTTATCAGATTAATACAGGTATGATGGATGCTCATAAACGCATTCGCATTGAAGATGATGGTGAAATGCTTTTGTTCTATGATGCTGAAACAAATGATTTATTGGCTAAATATCCAGTCACAAGAGATACCGGGCAGTTGTTCAAACCAGAAGAAAATTACAGGAGAGACAGGGTTTCTTTAACCATCATAAAACAATATTTTGCAGAATACGAAATAGCTCAGGAATTCATTCGCCGGATGGAGCAGCAACAGCCGAAATATTTTAATACACATTGCATTCGATTATACCGGATGACAAAGTTTTATACAATTGGACAATTGCTTGATGGAATAGAATACTGCATTGATACTGAACGCTGCAGTGCCTATGAGCTTTTGGCTTATCTCATGTATCAGTACGGAGAGCATATAGCTAAGAAGTTTTTGCCGAATCAGCAGTATTTTAACCATTTGGCGAGGAGTAAAGAAATAAGGAGGGAAATCGATGGCTGA
- the CitT gene encoding di- and tricarboxylate transporters translates to MLSMDAKNNGNGMSITTKRIVWVIALLAIYFILANLPSPAGLKPEGQKAIALMIVVVIAWITEVVPIAIASLFFLFIQHIIGISPQANAVANFANPTLLFVLASFFLAIALNMSGLSQRISMKLTILSGGSPKKALFYLMAATALISTVISDVPACAAFFPIGLALLEKNNCKVGSSNFGKAMMIGIPFASLIGGVATPAGSSLNVLTLSLLKSTVNIDISFVQWSSVGIPFVIVTVPLTWLLLTWIFRPEIDRLVGIEDIEKDYQALGPMSAKEIKFLVIFVLLLITWFTEPYHKIPLPVSTTIGAALFFLPGIDLLTWENSKHKIGWDTILLIGAASSLGTTLWKSGAATWVAESVLRGIQGASPLVVVLIVVIFTILIHLLVPVNPAIVSIMVPSLAAFAASAGMSPALLIIPMGFTVSAAFLLPLDPVPLITYPSGYYKMPDYFRAGWPASVLWTIIMVAAMLLLARPMGLF, encoded by the coding sequence ATGTTGAGTATGGACGCAAAGAATAACGGTAACGGAATGTCCATTACAACAAAAAGAATTGTCTGGGTAATTGCGCTATTAGCCATTTATTTCATTTTGGCCAACCTGCCCAGCCCCGCCGGGTTAAAGCCTGAAGGACAAAAAGCTATAGCGCTGATGATCGTAGTGGTTATAGCCTGGATTACTGAAGTCGTACCAATAGCAATTGCGTCGCTGTTTTTCCTGTTTATCCAGCATATTATCGGAATTTCGCCGCAGGCAAACGCAGTGGCCAACTTTGCCAACCCAACCCTGCTGTTTGTACTTGCCTCATTTTTCCTGGCCATCGCTTTAAATATGAGCGGATTGAGCCAGCGGATTTCCATGAAGTTGACCATTTTGTCCGGCGGCAGCCCCAAAAAGGCGCTTTTCTACCTGATGGCAGCTACTGCTTTAATTTCCACGGTAATTTCAGACGTGCCGGCATGTGCGGCATTTTTCCCGATTGGACTGGCCCTACTGGAGAAGAACAATTGCAAGGTGGGGTCCAGCAACTTTGGCAAAGCTATGATGATCGGTATTCCCTTTGCCTCCTTAATCGGCGGCGTCGCAACGCCGGCAGGGTCTTCATTGAATGTGTTGACCTTGTCTCTGCTTAAATCCACAGTAAACATTGATATATCTTTTGTTCAATGGTCTAGCGTAGGTATTCCCTTTGTTATTGTCACGGTTCCCCTCACCTGGTTGCTTCTGACCTGGATTTTCCGCCCGGAAATCGACCGCCTGGTCGGCATTGAAGATATTGAGAAGGATTACCAGGCACTGGGTCCCATGTCGGCTAAAGAAATCAAGTTCCTGGTAATTTTCGTGCTCTTGCTGATTACGTGGTTTACAGAACCATATCATAAAATCCCGCTGCCCGTTTCGACCACCATCGGCGCCGCGCTGTTCTTCCTGCCCGGCATAGACTTGTTGACCTGGGAAAATTCAAAACACAAGATCGGCTGGGATACCATCCTGCTCATCGGGGCTGCCAGCTCACTTGGTACGACCCTGTGGAAATCCGGCGCTGCTACCTGGGTGGCAGAGTCGGTATTACGCGGAATCCAGGGCGCATCGCCGCTCGTAGTAGTTCTAATTGTTGTAATATTTACAATTTTGATCCACCTGCTGGTTCCTGTTAACCCGGCTATCGTCTCTATCATGGTGCCGTCTCTCGCTGCCTTTGCTGCCAGCGCGGGCATGAGCCCGGCCCTGCTGATCATCCCGATGGGCTTTACCGTGTCTGCAGCCTTCCTGCTCCCGCTCGACCCGGTGCCGCTGATTACCTATCCGTCGGGATACTATAAGATGCCCGATTACTTCAGGGCTGGGTGGCCGGCCAGTGTCCTCTGGACGATCATAATGGTCGCTGCGATGCTGTTGCTTGCCCGTCCCATGGGTCTGTTTTAA
- the DnaC gene encoding DNA replication protein yields MADITEIRELAQKLNLWNIARGYIDLNDEKLSNLDYLKMVLEKELEIRVRQKYTKLRKASKLPNKAFDASNSNKGLKWQIKQLSNLTWLKEEQNLILLGKCGTGKTGLAAQLGETAISNGHKTYYAPFDNFIAVAEKKATNPKAEAIFSYMQECDLIIIDDVFYVEPTRAELQVFYRAVTFLNETRSIIFITNRELSAWIDAAEDKHLCQTLLDRMTVNCQIVRLTDK; encoded by the coding sequence ATGGCTGATATAACAGAAATCCGTGAATTGGCCCAAAAGCTCAACCTTTGGAATATCGCAAGGGGATATATTGATTTGAATGATGAGAAACTATCAAACCTTGACTATCTTAAGATGGTGTTAGAAAAAGAATTGGAGATTAGGGTCAGGCAAAAATACACCAAGCTGAGGAAGGCAAGTAAGCTTCCAAACAAAGCATTTGACGCATCGAATTCAAACAAGGGCTTAAAATGGCAGATTAAACAGTTATCCAACCTGACATGGCTTAAGGAAGAGCAAAACTTAATCCTGCTGGGAAAATGCGGGACGGGTAAGACCGGTCTTGCAGCGCAACTTGGAGAAACTGCAATCAGCAATGGACATAAAACCTATTATGCGCCTTTTGATAATTTTATCGCAGTGGCAGAAAAGAAAGCCACAAATCCAAAAGCAGAAGCGATCTTTTCTTATATGCAGGAATGTGACTTAATTATTATTGATGATGTCTTTTATGTGGAACCAACCAGGGCAGAACTGCAGGTTTTCTACCGGGCAGTTACCTTTCTTAATGAAACCAGAAGCATTATTTTTATAACCAATCGTGAACTGTCAGCATGGATAGATGCAGCTGAGGATAAGCATCTTTGCCAGACTTTATTGGACAGAATGACGGTCAATTGTCAAATTGTTCGTTTGACTGACAAGTAA
- the XdhC gene encoding xanthine and CO dehydrogenases maturation factor (XdhC/CoxF family): MNGVLERETAIVTVIGQEGMPENLIGQKKVIAFNGEVKSGDMKLPWLEEQVAALIRGNAANLRFQIEKFFNLEKPEQSVTVMIDPYLPPRQLIILGGGHIAVPVASIALLLDYQVTVVDDRPEYISADRFPGVHRRICCSFHDIEKVLSFGPECSVLIVTRGHKHDLDCLRTLIKYPVAYLGMIGSRRKIEMARQQLIQEGIESEKLARVYMPVGLDIGAETPAEIAVSIAAEMIKVYRGGSANSLKTGGTGKIAHPNDTEMPSSADIEVIQNAVKACREGLPAAVATIVRTAGSTPRKAGAKMLIFREGRIIGTIGGGCGESEVRLEAFNVIDDLKPRVHKISLNADIAASEGMVCGGTMEVFIEPVSTFSGILTGGEE, from the coding sequence ATGAACGGCGTTCTTGAAAGGGAAACCGCTATAGTTACGGTTATAGGACAGGAGGGTATGCCGGAAAACCTTATAGGGCAGAAGAAAGTTATTGCCTTTAACGGTGAGGTAAAGTCGGGCGATATGAAACTGCCCTGGCTGGAAGAGCAGGTGGCTGCGCTGATCCGGGGAAATGCTGCAAACCTGAGATTTCAAATAGAGAAGTTTTTCAACCTGGAAAAGCCGGAACAAAGTGTGACAGTTATGATCGACCCCTATCTGCCGCCGCGCCAGCTTATTATCCTGGGCGGAGGTCATATAGCGGTTCCGGTGGCCAGTATTGCACTTCTTCTGGATTATCAGGTCACCGTGGTTGATGACAGGCCGGAATACATATCGGCCGATCGTTTTCCAGGCGTTCACAGGAGAATATGCTGCAGTTTTCATGATATTGAAAAGGTCTTAAGTTTTGGCCCGGAATGCAGCGTGCTGATAGTTACCCGGGGACACAAGCACGATCTGGACTGCTTGCGGACCCTGATTAAATACCCAGTTGCGTACCTTGGCATGATTGGCAGCAGGCGCAAAATAGAAATGGCCAGGCAGCAGTTGATCCAGGAAGGAATTGAAAGCGAAAAGCTGGCCCGGGTTTATATGCCGGTGGGGCTGGATATCGGGGCGGAAACCCCGGCCGAGATTGCCGTAAGCATTGCCGCTGAAATGATTAAAGTCTACCGGGGCGGCAGCGCAAATTCATTGAAAACCGGCGGCACGGGAAAAATTGCCCATCCCAACGACACCGAAATGCCTTCCTCGGCCGACATCGAAGTAATCCAGAATGCCGTAAAGGCCTGCCGGGAAGGGCTGCCTGCTGCTGTTGCGACAATTGTCAGAACGGCCGGCTCAACACCCCGCAAGGCAGGTGCCAAAATGCTTATTTTCAGGGAAGGAAGGATTATTGGAACAATTGGCGGCGGCTGCGGTGAATCGGAAGTGCGCCTGGAAGCTTTTAACGTTATTGACGATTTAAAGCCGCGGGTTCACAAGATATCTTTGAATGCAGATATAGCGGCGTCGGAAGGCATGGTTTGCGGCGGAACGATGGAGGTTTTTATTGAGCCGGTAAGCACCTTTTCCGGTATTCTTACGGGCGGTGAAGAATAA
- the MoeA gene encoding molybdopterin biosynthesis enzyme encodes MKLQTISVNEAVGKVLSHDITKVVKGEFKGAPFKKGHIIKEEDIPELLKLGKENIYILELEPGDVHEDEAGIRLGTAVAGEGVRWCEPKESRVNLYADYNGLLKINVPVVEEINELPDVILSTLPNNTVVKSGDMLAGTKVIPLVVPEQTVVEAENICRRAGWVIKVVPFKEVKVGVVITGNEVYKKRVRDGFGPVITEKVESFGSSVIGIDYAPDDAATIAGKIKRMADGGAGLIFVTGGMSVDPDDVTPRAIHLAGARVEKYGAPALPGAMFMLAYLGDVPVMGVPACGMFFKATVVDLILPRLLAGERVSRRDIVALAHGGLCRSCSQCRYPNCTFGKGSN; translated from the coding sequence GTGAAATTACAAACAATCAGTGTAAATGAAGCAGTAGGCAAGGTTCTTAGCCACGACATAACCAAGGTTGTGAAAGGGGAATTCAAGGGTGCTCCTTTTAAAAAGGGGCATATCATAAAAGAAGAGGACATACCCGAACTGCTCAAGCTGGGCAAAGAAAACATTTATATTTTAGAGCTGGAACCGGGCGACGTGCACGAAGATGAAGCCGGCATCCGGTTGGGCACTGCCGTTGCCGGCGAGGGAGTAAGGTGGTGCGAACCCAAAGAAAGCCGCGTAAACCTTTATGCCGATTATAACGGGCTGTTAAAAATTAACGTGCCTGTTGTGGAGGAAATAAACGAACTGCCCGACGTGATCCTGTCCACCCTGCCCAACAATACAGTAGTTAAAAGCGGTGACATGCTGGCAGGCACCAAAGTAATCCCGCTGGTGGTGCCCGAGCAGACCGTTGTAGAAGCCGAGAACATCTGCAGGCGGGCCGGGTGGGTGATAAAGGTTGTTCCGTTTAAAGAAGTAAAGGTGGGCGTGGTTATAACCGGCAATGAAGTTTATAAAAAGCGCGTCAGGGACGGTTTCGGGCCGGTGATAACAGAGAAGGTGGAATCCTTTGGTTCCAGCGTGATAGGAATAGACTATGCTCCAGACGATGCAGCAACCATAGCAGGTAAGATTAAAAGAATGGCGGACGGCGGGGCCGGTTTGATCTTTGTTACCGGCGGCATGTCAGTTGATCCCGACGATGTAACGCCCAGAGCCATCCACCTGGCGGGGGCGAGGGTGGAAAAGTACGGTGCTCCGGCCTTGCCGGGAGCGATGTTTATGCTCGCCTACCTGGGGGACGTGCCTGTGATGGGAGTGCCGGCCTGCGGGATGTTTTTCAAGGCTACCGTAGTTGACTTAATACTGCCGAGGCTGCTGGCAGGGGAGAGGGTAAGCCGGCGGGATATAGTTGCTTTGGCCCACGGCGGCCTTTGCAGGAGCTGTTCCCAGTGCAGGTACCCGAACTGCACTTTCGGCAAAGGTTCTAATTAG
- the CoxS gene encoding aerobic-type carbon monoxide dehydrogenase, small subunit CoxS/CutS homologs produces MPNFITDKDGIKRYLITIKVNGDEYTRLVKANTLLVNFLRDELDLTGTKRGCELGDCGSCTVLLEGKPINSCLMLAVEADGREITTIEGVAPTAELDIVQEKFIEYGGLQCGYCTPGMIMSAKALLARNPKPTEYEVREAIAGNLCRCTGYVNIVKAIMAASGQEVQ; encoded by the coding sequence TTGCCGAACTTCATTACTGATAAAGATGGAATAAAGCGCTACCTTATTACCATTAAGGTAAACGGTGACGAATACACCAGGCTGGTGAAGGCGAACACCTTGCTCGTTAACTTTTTAAGGGACGAGCTGGATCTTACCGGTACTAAAAGAGGCTGTGAGTTGGGCGACTGCGGTTCTTGCACGGTGCTGCTGGAAGGCAAACCGATTAATTCCTGCTTGATGCTGGCAGTGGAGGCGGACGGAAGGGAAATTACGACCATTGAAGGTGTCGCCCCGACGGCAGAACTCGATATCGTTCAGGAGAAATTTATTGAATACGGCGGTCTTCAATGCGGTTACTGCACACCCGGCATGATCATGTCGGCGAAGGCCTTGCTTGCCAGAAATCCAAAGCCTACCGAATACGAGGTGCGCGAAGCAATTGCGGGCAACCTTTGCCGCTGCACCGGATATGTAAACATAGTCAAGGCTATTATGGCCGCCTCAGGCCAGGAAGTACAGTAA
- the CoxL gene encoding aerobic-type carbon monoxide dehydrogenase, large subunit CoxL/CutL homologs has protein sequence MSNEYSVIGKSKPRIDGREKVTGAARYCGDIKFPNMLYGKILHSPYAHARIISIDTSEAEKLPGVKAVITAKDVPDLKYGISPARWDENILCIDKVRYVGDKVAAVACVDEETCYKALKLIKVEYEVLPAVLDYRHAMDEGMPLVHENFPRNINTEIHQEFGDIEKAFAEAYYVREDVFVGQRTYQSPIEPHSAISIWKDNKLTVYSSTQSVHYFQYYIAREFGLKMGDVRVIKPYVGGGFGGKLEPTGLEFCGAVLSKITGRPVKMFYDRDEMFMHNRGRHQGTYYIKTGVDKDGRILGVHTKFLLDGGAYTSLGVATAYYAGALLTLTYDFENYKFDLYRVYTNLPACGAQRGHGAPQPKYAFESHLDNIAKELGIDPIEIRLRNARKPNTVTINGFGIQSCELKACLEKAAELTNWREKKAKGLPKGRGIGIATGAFVTGAGYPIYRTDLPHASALIRVHEDGTAATLYTMACDIGQGSDTVLCQMAAEAMGYRYENMKIVSGDTETTPHDFGAYSSRITLMSGWAVKRAGEEIKKQILEMAATMMNLPPEDLDCKDGLVFSISRPNVTPLTFEEVARRFFVLRGPLVGKGSYTPPRLGGNFKGAAVGTSPAYSFNVQAAEVEIDEETGEIKVIEAWDIHDCGKVINPLLMQGQVHGAIYMGMGETVWEEVVFDKNGRILNPNLSDYRLPTALDMPKLTIANVESYEPVAPWGVKEVGEGSTNPTMGAFRNAIFDAMGVSVNSLPLTYEKVWRALKEKREKEKK, from the coding sequence ATGAGTAACGAGTATTCCGTTATTGGCAAGAGCAAACCAAGAATAGACGGACGGGAAAAAGTAACCGGCGCAGCCAGGTACTGCGGGGACATAAAGTTTCCAAACATGCTTTACGGCAAGATATTGCACAGCCCTTATGCCCATGCCAGGATAATCAGCATAGACACTTCCGAAGCGGAAAAGCTGCCTGGCGTGAAGGCCGTCATTACAGCTAAAGATGTTCCTGATTTGAAGTACGGTATCAGCCCGGCCCGCTGGGATGAAAATATCCTGTGCATTGACAAGGTAAGGTACGTTGGAGACAAAGTGGCGGCTGTTGCCTGTGTGGACGAGGAGACTTGCTACAAAGCTTTAAAACTGATTAAAGTGGAATATGAAGTCCTGCCGGCAGTGCTGGATTACAGGCACGCCATGGATGAAGGAATGCCGCTTGTTCATGAGAATTTCCCCCGCAATATTAACACTGAAATCCACCAGGAATTCGGAGACATCGAAAAGGCTTTTGCCGAAGCCTATTATGTGCGGGAGGATGTATTTGTCGGTCAGCGTACCTATCAGAGCCCGATCGAGCCTCACTCGGCCATATCGATCTGGAAGGACAATAAGCTTACTGTCTACTCCAGCACCCAGTCGGTCCACTACTTCCAGTATTATATTGCCCGCGAATTCGGCCTGAAGATGGGCGACGTGCGGGTAATCAAGCCGTATGTCGGCGGCGGCTTTGGCGGCAAACTCGAGCCAACCGGTCTGGAGTTTTGCGGCGCCGTGCTGTCGAAGATTACCGGGCGGCCGGTAAAGATGTTCTACGACCGCGATGAAATGTTTATGCATAACCGCGGCCGCCACCAGGGCACATATTACATTAAGACCGGCGTGGACAAAGACGGTAGGATCCTCGGCGTTCATACCAAGTTCCTTCTCGACGGCGGCGCCTACACCAGCCTTGGCGTTGCAACGGCATACTATGCCGGTGCATTGTTAACCTTGACTTATGACTTTGAAAACTACAAGTTCGATTTGTACAGGGTGTACACCAACCTTCCTGCCTGCGGCGCCCAGCGGGGTCATGGTGCACCTCAGCCCAAGTACGCTTTTGAAAGCCACCTGGACAATATAGCAAAGGAACTGGGAATAGATCCCATCGAAATCAGGCTGCGCAATGCCAGGAAGCCGAACACCGTCACCATCAACGGCTTTGGCATACAGTCCTGCGAACTGAAGGCCTGCCTTGAAAAAGCTGCCGAACTGACCAACTGGCGGGAGAAGAAAGCAAAAGGCCTGCCTAAAGGGAGAGGCATTGGAATTGCCACCGGAGCCTTTGTTACCGGTGCAGGCTATCCGATATACAGAACCGATCTGCCGCACGCTTCGGCTCTGATCAGGGTGCATGAAGACGGGACGGCAGCAACCCTCTACACCATGGCCTGCGATATAGGCCAGGGCTCTGACACCGTCCTCTGCCAGATGGCGGCTGAGGCTATGGGCTACCGCTACGAAAATATGAAGATTGTTTCGGGCGATACCGAAACCACACCGCACGACTTCGGAGCATATTCAAGCCGGATTACCCTGATGAGCGGCTGGGCGGTAAAAAGGGCAGGAGAAGAGATCAAGAAGCAAATTTTAGAAATGGCCGCCACCATGATGAACCTGCCGCCCGAAGATTTGGACTGCAAGGACGGGCTGGTCTTTTCGATATCCCGACCGAATGTTACGCCGCTTACCTTTGAGGAAGTTGCCCGCCGCTTCTTTGTGCTGAGGGGACCGCTTGTAGGCAAAGGCTCTTACACTCCGCCGCGGCTTGGCGGAAACTTCAAGGGGGCTGCGGTGGGAACGTCACCTGCATACAGCTTTAACGTTCAGGCTGCTGAAGTTGAAATTGACGAGGAAACCGGTGAAATTAAAGTTATTGAAGCCTGGGACATCCATGACTGCGGCAAGGTGATCAACCCGCTTCTGATGCAGGGCCAGGTTCATGGCGCCATTTATATGGGCATGGGCGAGACGGTATGGGAGGAGGTTGTCTTTGACAAAAACGGCAGGATCCTCAACCCCAACCTGAGCGATTACCGCCTGCCCACGGCTCTGGACATGCCCAAGCTGACCATTGCCAACGTGGAAAGCTATGAGCCGGTTGCCCCGTGGGGCGTGAAAGAGGTTGGCGAGGGCTCCACAAACCCGACCATGGGCGCCTTCAGGAACGCTATTTTTGATGCCATGGGTGTTAGCGTTAACAGCCTGCCGCTGACCTACGAAAAAGTATGGCGGGCTCTTAAAGAAAAGCGGGAAAAAGAAAAGAAATAG